A portion of the Paenibacillus hamazuiensis genome contains these proteins:
- a CDS encoding aspartate-semialdehyde dehydrogenase: protein MSNQKLFNVAVVGATGAVGEQIIRLLDERNFPIDQLKLLSSERSAGTAIRFKDREITVEAAKPESFEGVEIALFSAGGDVSRVLVPEAVKRGAVCIDNTSAFRMDPETPLVVPEVNIDKINEHKGVIANPNCSTIQMVAALKPLYDRYGISRVIVSTYQAVSGAGARAIDEMLRQSREILAGNDVEPQILPVSSLPVKHQIAFNAIPQIDKFVDNGFTYEEMKMINETKKILGDESLEVTATCVRIPVVYGHSESVYVELKSDFEMEEVRKLIADAPGIVLQDDPSGQEYPMATNAAGKLDTYVGRLRRDLSNPRALNMWIVSDNLLKGAAWNAVQIAEYIAIETD, encoded by the coding sequence ATGTCGAACCAAAAATTATTCAATGTCGCCGTTGTCGGGGCAACGGGCGCCGTAGGAGAACAAATTATCCGTTTGCTGGATGAGCGCAATTTCCCCATTGATCAGCTCAAGCTGCTCTCCTCCGAAAGATCGGCAGGCACGGCTATCCGTTTCAAAGACCGAGAAATTACCGTGGAAGCCGCAAAGCCGGAAAGCTTTGAGGGCGTCGAAATCGCTCTGTTCAGCGCCGGTGGCGACGTAAGCAGGGTTCTGGTTCCGGAAGCGGTTAAGCGCGGTGCGGTATGCATCGACAATACAAGCGCATTCCGCATGGATCCGGAAACGCCGCTTGTCGTGCCGGAAGTGAATATCGACAAAATTAACGAACATAAAGGTGTTATCGCCAACCCGAACTGCTCGACGATTCAGATGGTTGCCGCATTAAAGCCGCTGTATGACAGGTACGGCATTTCGCGCGTCATCGTTTCGACGTATCAGGCGGTATCCGGAGCGGGTGCTCGTGCAATTGACGAGATGCTGAGACAATCCCGGGAGATTTTGGCCGGCAATGACGTCGAGCCGCAAATTTTGCCGGTATCTTCGCTGCCGGTGAAGCACCAAATCGCATTTAACGCCATTCCGCAAATCGACAAATTTGTCGACAACGGATTTACTTACGAAGAAATGAAAATGATTAATGAAACAAAAAAGATTCTGGGTGACGAGTCACTCGAAGTCACCGCCACTTGTGTACGCATTCCGGTCGTTTACGGCCACTCCGAGTCGGTTTATGTCGAGTTGAAATCCGATTTCGAGATGGAGGAAGTTCGCAAACTCATCGCGGATGCGCCGGGCATCGTGCTTCAGGACGACCCGTCCGGACAGGAATACCCGATGGCGACGAATGCGGCCGGAAAACTGGATACGTATGTCGGACGTCTTCGCCGCGATTTGAGCAATCCCCGCGCACTCAACATGTGGATCGTTTCCGACAACCTGTTGAAAGGCGCGGCGTGGAATGCGGTGCAAATCGCGGAATATATCGCGATTGAAACGGATTAA
- a CDS encoding dipicolinate synthase subunit B, translating into MAWQGKTVGFALTGSHCTLEEIMPQIQRFVDAGAKVIPIASYSVQTTDTRFGTSDSWRKQLKEITGNDIISTIVEAEPLGPSKLLDVMVIAPCTGNTTSKLANAMTESPVLMAAKAQMRNQRPLVLAISTNDGLGLNAMNISKLLITKNIYFVPFGQDNPTGKPNSLVARMDLIMETCEAALQGKQYQPLIIERFNY; encoded by the coding sequence ATGGCTTGGCAAGGAAAAACGGTTGGATTTGCCCTGACAGGCTCTCATTGCACACTGGAAGAGATCATGCCGCAGATACAGAGATTTGTAGACGCCGGGGCGAAGGTTATCCCGATCGCGTCTTATTCCGTACAGACGACGGACACCCGCTTCGGCACGTCCGACAGCTGGCGGAAGCAGCTGAAGGAAATTACCGGCAACGACATCATTTCAACAATCGTGGAGGCCGAACCGCTCGGCCCGTCGAAGCTGCTTGATGTGATGGTCATTGCGCCCTGCACGGGGAATACGACCAGCAAGCTGGCCAACGCGATGACGGAAAGTCCGGTGCTCATGGCCGCCAAGGCGCAGATGAGAAACCAGCGGCCGCTTGTGCTTGCGATTTCGACCAACGATGGTCTCGGACTCAACGCGATGAACATCAGCAAGCTGCTTATTACGAAAAATATATATTTCGTGCCGTTCGGCCAGGATAATCCGACCGGAAAGCCGAATTCGCTTGTCGCGCGCATGGATTTAATCATGGAGACGTGCGAAGCGGCCCTTCAAGGGAAGCAATACCAGCCGCTCATCATCGAAAGGTTTAATTATTAA
- the dut gene encoding dUTP diphosphatase, with product MLHKVQIQRLPGNEDIKLPQKMSELASGFDLYAALPEQVVLAPGQRALIPTGFAMAMPAQLEAQIRPRSGLALKHGITCLNSPGTIDADYRGEVKVLLINLGQEPFTIQRNERIAQMVFQLVPAVLLEEVSELSETERGAGGFGHTGRT from the coding sequence TTGTTACATAAAGTACAAATTCAACGTCTACCGGGAAACGAAGATATCAAACTCCCGCAAAAAATGTCCGAGCTCGCCAGCGGCTTCGATTTGTACGCGGCTCTGCCCGAGCAGGTCGTACTCGCGCCCGGACAACGGGCACTGATCCCGACCGGGTTCGCTATGGCGATGCCGGCCCAGCTCGAAGCTCAAATCCGGCCGCGCAGCGGCCTTGCCTTAAAGCACGGCATCACGTGCCTCAATTCTCCCGGCACGATCGATGCCGATTACCGGGGCGAAGTCAAGGTACTGCTCATCAATCTCGGGCAGGAGCCGTTTACCATCCAGCGAAACGAACGCATCGCGCAGATGGTGTTTCAGCTCGTACCGGCCGTCCTGCTCGAAGAGGTTTCGGAGCTTTCCGAAACCGAACGCGGTGCCGGCGGCTTCGGCCACACCGGCCGAACCTGA
- the dpsA gene encoding dipicolinate synthase subunit DpsA, protein MLTGIQISVIGGDARQLEVIQRFSELDATVTLFGFDNLQNQFSGITKASLVPEALQTTDAVILPVVGTDDHGNIESIFSSSELRLLAEHLEALPRHAKIYTGMAKMYLKKLCAACSIGLVELLERDDVAIYNSIPTAEGAVMMAIQNTDITIHGSQCMVLGFGRTGVTLARTLQGLGANVKVGVNRPEYFARAWEMGFKPFYTKDLYEQVANIDLLFNTIPSMIVTAQIIANIPHRAVIIDLASKPGGTDFRFAEKRGIKAMLAPGLPGIVAPKTAGRIMAETLSTLILEDASTRRNV, encoded by the coding sequence GTGTTGACCGGTATTCAAATTTCCGTCATCGGCGGAGATGCCCGCCAACTGGAAGTGATCCAAAGGTTTTCCGAGCTGGACGCCACGGTAACGCTGTTCGGATTCGACAATCTGCAAAACCAATTCAGCGGCATCACGAAAGCGTCTCTTGTTCCCGAGGCGCTGCAAACAACGGACGCCGTCATCCTTCCCGTCGTAGGAACCGACGACCATGGGAACATCGAGTCGATATTTTCTTCGAGCGAACTTCGGCTGCTGGCGGAACATCTCGAAGCGCTGCCGAGGCACGCCAAAATCTACACCGGCATGGCCAAAATGTACTTGAAAAAGCTGTGCGCCGCCTGTTCTATAGGACTTGTCGAACTGTTGGAGCGGGACGATGTCGCCATTTACAACTCCATTCCTACGGCAGAAGGCGCCGTGATGATGGCGATTCAGAACACGGATATTACGATTCACGGATCGCAGTGCATGGTGCTCGGCTTCGGCAGAACCGGCGTGACGCTCGCGCGGACGCTGCAGGGGCTTGGGGCGAACGTAAAGGTCGGCGTCAACCGCCCGGAGTATTTCGCACGCGCTTGGGAGATGGGTTTTAAGCCTTTTTACACCAAGGATTTGTACGAACAAGTAGCCAATATCGACTTGCTTTTTAATACAATTCCGTCTATGATAGTCACAGCGCAAATTATAGCCAATATTCCTCATCGTGCGGTCATTATTGACCTTGCGTCGAAGCCGGGCGGAACCGATTTCCGCTTTGCCGAGAAACGCGGGATCAAAGCGATGCTCGCACCTGGCTTACCCGGAATCGTAGCACCCAAAACGGCAGGGCGGATTATGGCCGAGACGTTAAGCACGCTCATTCTGGAGGATGCCAGCACGAGGAGGAATGTATAA